A region of Drosophila mauritiana strain mau12 chromosome 3L, ASM438214v1, whole genome shotgun sequence DNA encodes the following proteins:
- the LOC117139502 gene encoding transmembrane protein 50A — protein MGVLDNIAMHFTGDASRNRNTSIIAGLLFFAGWWVLIDAMSIDGKHQITTGHVFIGIFGTISFCMVNAVKGEHISDENSSESGARIAKIWLLVGFLMGFASIIAAIWVMIDDFINNEKKDGWFGVALLMQNVFILFASLVYKFGRNEEEWNE, from the exons ATGGGCGTGTTGGACAATATTGCGATGCACTTCACGGGGGATGCGTCCAGGAACAGGAACACCTCCATAATAGCCGGTCTTCTG TTTTTCGCAGGATGGTGGGTTCTAATCGATGCCATGTCCATCGACGGCAAGCACCAGATTACCACAGGACACGTCTTCATCGGCATCTTCGGCACCATCAGCTTCTGCATGGTGAACGCAGTGAAGGGAGAACAT ATTTCGGATGAGAACTCATCGGAGTCCGGCGCCAGGATAGCAAAGATCTGGCTGCTTGTAGGCTTCCTAATGGGTTTTGCCTCCATCATTGCCGCCATCTGGGTGATGATCGACGACTTCATCAACAATG AAAAGAAAGATGGCTGGTTTGGCGTGGCTCTGCTGATGCAAAACGTCTTCATCCTGTTCGCCAGTTTGGTCTACAAGTTTGGACGCAACGAGGAAGAGTGGAATGAGTAA
- the LOC117139503 gene encoding adrenodoxin-like protein 2, mitochondrial yields the protein MLVINSCRAASRLALRSLNLRSPIATRTFSTGLALKTKDVVNITFVRANGDKIKTSGKVGDSLLDVVVNNNVDLDGFGACEGTLTCSTCHLIFKTSDFEKLPDKPGDEELDMLDLAYELTDTSRLGCQITLSKDMEGLEVHVPSTINDARAA from the exons ATGCTAGTCATTAACTCATGCAGAGCTGCCTCCAGATTGGCGCTACGCAGCCTCAATTTGCGATCGCCGATCGCAACGCGCACTTTCTCGACGGGATTGGCCCTGAAAACGAAAGATGT TGTTAACATAACCTTCGTGCGTGCCAATGGGGACAAGATTAAGACGTCCGGAAAAGTGGGTGACTCCCTGCTGGACGTGGTGGTCAACAACAATGTGGATCTGGATGGCTTCGGGGCCTGTGAGGGCACGCTGACCTGCTCCACCTGCCACTTGATCTTCAAGACCAGCGATTTCGAGAAGCTACCCGACAAACCCGGTGATGAGGAGCTGGACATGCTGGATCTGGCGTACGAACTGACGGACACCTCGCGGTTGGGCTGCCAGATCACCCTGTCGAAGGACATGGAGGGCCTGGAGGTACATGTGCCCTCCACCATCAATGACGCACGTGCCGCGTAG
- the LOC117139500 gene encoding uncharacterized protein LOC117139500, with protein MGHLTRRSSLMAIVLCLVLNTQHLSVHGDASHIESAALPLEHRAGYGPPAPIYGAPQGPLSTGATNDVSEEAWPLASTNDSPQIKHLQVQCEKTHMRVNIEFDRPFYGMIFSKGFYSDPHCVHLKPGTGHLSATFEIFLNSCGMTSSANHNAAGYGAPTPSGSYVENTIIIQYDPYVQEVWDQARKLRCTWYDFYEKAVTFRPFQVDMLHAVTANFLGDNLQCWMQIQVGKGPWASEVSGIVKIGQTMTMVLAIKDDENKFDMLVRNCVAHDGKRAPIQLVDQNGCVVRPKIMSKFQKIKNFGPSASVVSFAYFQAFKFPDSMNVHFQCVIQVCRYNCPEPKCGPGLPGGEYGLPQIGANGLSEEYGPPEAYERNDFALGGPGVLPPAAYPDPRHPASDATGAYSENQPDVVPSPQAQTSAAVPTADSGTVSGPASSQSPQPQPTGSNELGLPPPPLPGQSGQYSTVKRKDDLSAGGNLVSLGGRPRSVEGLDDLRGVRRRRDTMDIVVKPQRIYKRNAQEMTDVNTSRIIQVVAPGDVNFALNSNASNETVVIQSARSADAETICMSVPSFVGGLVMLLLVLAVASLVAAFLFVRVRHFDRKGAGMAYVN; from the exons ATGGGACACCTGACGCGACGCAGCAGCCTAATGGCCATAGTCCTGTGCCTGGTACTCAACACACAG CACCTGTCGGTGCATGGCGATGCCTCGCACATTGAGTCCGCCGCCCTGCCCCTCGAACACAGGGCCGGCTACGGTCCACCGGCGCCCATTTACGGAGCGCCCCAGGGACCACTGAGCACCGGAGCCACCAACGATGTGTCCGAGGAGGCATGGCCCCTCGCCAGCACCAACGACAGTCCGCAGATCAAGCACCTGCAGGTGCAGTGCGAGAAGACCCACATGCGGGTGAACATCGAGTTCGACCGACCCTTCTACGGCATGATCTTCTCCAAGGGATTCTACAGTGATCCCCACTGCGTGCACCTGAAGCCCGGCACCGGCCACCTGAGCGCCACCTTCGAGATCTTCCTGAACAGCTGCGGCATGACCAGCTCGGCCAACCACAACGCCGCCGGCTATGGAGCGCCCACGCCATCGGGCAGCTATGTGGAGAACACGATCATCATTCAGTACGATCCCTACGTGCAGGAGGTGTGGGATCAGGCCAGGAAGCTGCGCTGCACCTGGTACGATTTCTACGAGAAGGCCGTCACCTTCAGGCCCTTCCAGGTGGACATGCTGCATGCGGTGACCGCTAACTTCCTGGGCGACAACCTGCAGTGCTGGATGCAAATCCAGGTGGGCAAGGGACCCTGGGCCTCCGAGGTTTCGGGCATTGTCAAGATCGGACAGACGATGACCATGGTGCTGGCCATCAAGGATGATGAAAACAAATTCGATATGCTGGTGCGCAACTGTGTGGCCCACGACGGCAAGCGGGCTCCCATCCAGCTGGTTGATCAGAATGGCTGCGTTGTCAGGCCCAAGATCATGAGCAAGTTCCAGAAGATCAAGAACTTCGGACCCTCGGCATCGGTGGTTAGCTTCGCCTACTTCCAGGCCTTCAAGTTCCCCGACTCGATGAATGTGCACTTCCAGTGCGTCATACAGGTGTGCCGCTACAACTGCCCCGAGCCCAAGTGCGGTCCCGGTTTGCCAGGTGGCGAGTACGGTCTGCCCCAGATTGGCGCCAATGGTCTGTCCGAGGAGTACGGTCCCCCAGAGGCATACGAGAGGAACGATTTCGCCCTGGGCGGCCCCGGAGTTCTGCCACCAGCTGCCTATCCTGATCCACGTCACCCTGCCTCCGATGCCACTGGAGCGTACTCTGAGAACCAACCGGATGTGGTGCCCTCGCCGCAGGCTCAGACCTCGGCGGCAGTGCCCACTGCTGACTCGGGAACCGTGTCGGGACCTGCCAGCTCCCAGTCGCCACAGCCTCAGCCCACTGGCAGCAACGAACTGGGTCTGCCGCCACCACCACTGCCAGGACAGAGCGGTCAGTACAGCACGGTGAAGCGCAAGGATGACTTGAGTGCCGGTGGCAACCTGGTTTCCCTGGGCGGACGCCCACGCTCCGTGGAGGGACTGGACGATCTGCGCGGCGTGCGAAGGCGCAGGGACACCATGGACATTGTGGTGAAGCCACAGAGGATCTACAAGCGGAACGCGCAGGAGATGACCGATGTGAACACCAGCCGAATCATCCAGGTGGTGGCGCCCGGAGACGTTAACTTTGCGCTGAACAGCAATGCCAGCAACGAGACGGTGGTCATCCAGTCGGCCAGGTCCGCGGATGCGGAGACCATCTGCATGTCGGTGCCCAGCTTTGTGGGCGGATtggtgatgctgctgctcGTCCTGGCCGTCGCCTCTCTAGTCGCCGCCTTCCTCTTCGTCCGCGTGCGTCACTTCGACCGCAAGGGAGCGGGCATGGCCTATGTGAACTAA